Genomic DNA from Spirochaetales bacterium:
TGCGCGCTTACCTTTGACGATGGTCCGGATGTGAATAAAACACCCCTTGTTCTTGACAAACTTGAAAAGTACGGGGTTGTCGCTTCGTTTTTTGTGGTCGGACAGCGTATTAATGACTCAACCAAACCGGTGCTGCAACGTGCCGTTGCCATGGGGTGTGAAATCAACAACCATTCGTGGGCTTATGATAGCTTGAATTCGAAGACGCCGGAACAGATAAAGGAATCGATCGATAAAACGACCGCCGCGATTGAAAAATATACCGGAACCTCCCCCCATTTTTTCCGTCCGCCGAATCTCGCGGTCAGTAAAACGATGTACGATACTATCGACCTGCCCTTTGCGAGCGGCGTACTCGGTTATGACTGGGCCGGCCAGAATACATCCGCCGAAGACCGGGCGCAGAAAGTACTGAGCGGGATGAGGGACGGGGCGATCATCCTCCTGCACGATGTCCAGCCCAATCCGCATCCGACGCCGG
This window encodes:
- a CDS encoding polysaccharide deacetylase family protein → MKKIIIFLFPVVALVFSSCVSQKETVVKETKTGAEGTKLCALTFDDGPDVNKTPLVLDKLEKYGVVASFFVVGQRINDSTKPVLQRAVAMGCEINNHSWAYDSLNSKTPEQIKESIDKTTAAIEKYTGTSPHFFRPPNLAVSKTMYDTIDLPFASGVLGYDWAGQNTSAEDRAQKVLSGMRDGAIILLHDVQPNPHPTPEALDILIPELKKQGYEFVTLSELFKRKGVTPAAHDGKMWVFVN